The Halobellus sp. MBLA0158 genome has a window encoding:
- a CDS encoding ribonuclease HI: MAAHGRSTLRDLFDDSPTPHIAHPPRTHHRHFYVATDGSYRRDGDAGGLGVVIEARDGTRVARLSLPDTAPDNNVAEYRALHLGLDVLAARAPADARVGVLVDHDALAAAVNGEVLAGAGGAAEWRPSGRNRAPPGSETHWRGICARIAGFAELRAARIDGRENPAHPLANAPDEYAHVNRRADRCVIPEPIGADRAAEARDAGRSTPGEGASDTEPQYPPPSRFEGRASD; the protein is encoded by the coding sequence ATGGCCGCTCACGGCCGGTCGACGCTCCGTGACCTGTTCGATGACTCGCCGACGCCGCACATCGCACACCCCCCGCGCACCCACCATCGACACTTCTACGTCGCCACCGACGGCTCGTATCGCCGCGACGGCGACGCGGGGGGGCTCGGGGTCGTCATCGAAGCGCGGGACGGCACCCGCGTCGCCCGCCTGTCCCTTCCCGACACGGCGCCCGACAACAACGTCGCCGAGTACCGGGCACTCCACCTCGGACTCGACGTGTTGGCGGCCCGAGCGCCCGCGGACGCCCGCGTCGGCGTCCTCGTCGATCACGACGCCCTCGCCGCGGCGGTGAACGGCGAGGTGCTCGCGGGGGCCGGCGGCGCCGCCGAGTGGCGGCCCAGCGGACGGAACCGGGCCCCGCCGGGCAGCGAGACCCACTGGCGCGGCATCTGCGCTCGGATCGCCGGCTTCGCCGAGCTCCGGGCGGCGCGGATCGATGGCCGTGAGAACCCCGCTCACCCGCTCGCGAACGCCCCGGACGAGTACGCCCACGTGAACCGACGGGCCGACCGCTGTGTGATCCCGGAGCCGATCGGCGCCGACCGGGCCGCCGAGGCCCGTGACGCCGGCCGGTCGACGCCCGGGGAGGGCGCGAGCGACACCGAGCCCCAGTACCCGCCGCCGTCGCGGTTCGAGGGACGCGCCAGCGACTGA
- a CDS encoding DUF1684 domain-containing protein codes for MSDDADERPVSDSEGADGEYVETLRANREEKDEFFGTHPQSPVPPEHRDDFDGLDYFAPAPEYRIEATATVHDDPEPVPMETTAGEEVRYVRVVTFAFDVDGETHELHGYKQRPDDREEPIFVPFRDKTTGQETYRGGRYIELHPEGDLGDGDEVVVDFNLAYTPFCAFSETFSCPLPPEENWLETAVRAGERDWSPEA; via the coding sequence ATGAGCGACGATGCCGACGAGCGCCCCGTGTCCGACAGCGAGGGCGCGGACGGCGAGTACGTCGAGACGCTCCGGGCGAACCGCGAGGAGAAAGACGAATTCTTCGGCACGCACCCGCAGTCGCCGGTGCCGCCGGAACACCGCGACGACTTCGACGGCCTCGACTACTTCGCGCCCGCGCCCGAGTACCGGATCGAGGCGACGGCGACCGTCCACGACGACCCCGAGCCGGTCCCGATGGAGACGACCGCGGGCGAGGAGGTCCGCTACGTCCGCGTCGTCACCTTCGCCTTCGACGTCGACGGCGAGACGCACGAACTCCACGGCTACAAGCAGCGCCCCGACGACCGCGAGGAGCCGATCTTCGTGCCGTTCCGCGACAAGACCACGGGCCAGGAGACCTACCGCGGCGGGCGCTACATCGAACTCCACCCCGAGGGCGACCTCGGCGACGGCGACGAGGTGGTCGTCGACTTCAATCTGGCCTATACGCCCTTCTGCGCGTTCAGCGAGACGTTCTCGTGTCCCCTCCCGCCCGAGGAGAACTGGCTGGAGACGGCGGTCCGCGCGGGCGAGCGCGACTGGTCGCCAGAGGCATAG
- the cmk gene encoding (d)CMP kinase has product MTDDDVPTARSVDSNLFITVSGPPGCGATTLCEGLSEALDCGYVSGGDIFRQLADERDLSLSQLIAKTDETDEIDRALDHRLRTIAEKWGAANKPFVLESRLAGWLAGNRADLRIWLDAPEEVRVDRTRDRDEMEAEMRVREVSEAGRYKSYYDIDVTDQSFYDLSINTARWTPEATLEMVLTAVEEYDPEVDEGAFHTDDIEL; this is encoded by the coding sequence ATGACAGACGACGACGTCCCGACGGCCCGGTCGGTCGACAGCAACCTCTTCATCACGGTTTCGGGACCGCCGGGCTGTGGGGCGACGACCCTCTGTGAGGGGCTCTCGGAGGCCCTCGACTGCGGGTACGTCTCCGGCGGCGACATCTTCCGCCAGCTCGCCGACGAGCGCGACCTCTCGCTGTCGCAGCTCATCGCGAAGACCGACGAGACCGACGAGATCGACCGCGCGCTCGACCACCGCCTGCGGACGATCGCCGAGAAGTGGGGCGCCGCGAACAAGCCGTTCGTCCTCGAATCGCGCCTCGCGGGGTGGCTCGCGGGCAACCGCGCGGACCTGCGGATCTGGCTCGACGCGCCCGAGGAGGTCCGCGTCGACCGGACCCGCGACCGCGACGAGATGGAGGCCGAGATGCGCGTCCGCGAGGTCAGCGAGGCCGGCCGCTACAAGTCCTACTACGACATCGACGTCACCGACCAGTCCTTCTACGACCTCTCGATCAACACCGCCCGCTGGACGCCCGAGGCGACCCTGGAGATGGTCCTCACCGCGGTCGAGGAGTACGACCCCGAGGTCGACGAAGGGGCGTTCCACACCGACGACATCGAGCTGTAA
- a CDS encoding NADP-dependent malic enzyme, with amino-acid sequence MGLDDDAREYHREDPPGKIEISTTKPTNTQRDLSLAYSPGVAAPCRDIDADANRAYEYTAKGNLVGVVSNGSAVLGLGDIGAQASKPVMEGKGVLFKRFADIDVFDVELDLDDPGEIVDTVRAMEPTFGGINLEDIKAPECFEVESRLREEVDIPVFHDDQHGTAIISGAALLNAADVVGKELDDLNVVFSGAGASAIATARFYTSLGVRKENIVMCDSSGVIGTDRENLNEFKSEFATDTDDDTLEDAMDGADVFVGLSVGGIVSQEMVASMAENPIVFAMANPDPEISYEDAKAARDDTVIMATGRSDYPNQVNNVLGFPFIFRGALDVRATEINEEMKRAAAEALADLARQDVPDAVVKAYGDQPLQFGPDYVIPKPLDPRVLFEVAPAVAAAAMESGSARTEVDLEAYEERLEARLGKSREMMRVVLNKAKSDPKRVALAEGSDEKMIRAAYQMQEQGIAHPVLVGDADEIVATAADLGLDFQPEVADPWDGDWDDYADRLYELRQREGITKREAHELVRGDSNYLASVMVEQGDADAMLTGLTHHYPSALRPPLSIIGTAPDAEYAAGVYMLTFKNRVIFAADTTVNLDPDADVLAEITKHTGELARRFNVEPRAAMLSYSNFGSVDNDGTRKIRDAVESLHGDDDVDFPVDGEMQADTAVVEDILNGTYEFSELDEPANVLVFPNLEAGNIGYKLLQRLGGAEAIGPMLVGMDKPVHVLQRGDEVKDIVNLAGVAVVDAQE; translated from the coding sequence ATGGGACTCGACGACGACGCGCGGGAGTATCACCGCGAGGATCCTCCCGGCAAGATCGAGATTTCGACGACGAAGCCGACGAACACACAGCGAGACCTCTCGCTGGCGTACTCCCCGGGGGTCGCCGCGCCGTGTCGCGACATCGACGCGGACGCGAACCGGGCCTACGAGTACACCGCGAAGGGCAACCTCGTCGGCGTCGTCTCGAACGGCTCTGCGGTCCTGGGCCTCGGTGACATCGGCGCGCAGGCCTCAAAGCCCGTGATGGAAGGCAAAGGCGTCCTGTTCAAGCGCTTCGCCGACATCGACGTGTTCGACGTCGAACTCGACCTCGACGATCCCGGCGAGATCGTCGACACCGTGCGCGCGATGGAGCCGACCTTCGGCGGCATCAATCTGGAGGACATCAAGGCCCCCGAGTGCTTCGAGGTCGAATCGCGCCTACGCGAGGAGGTCGACATCCCGGTCTTCCACGACGACCAGCACGGCACGGCCATCATCTCGGGCGCGGCGCTCCTGAACGCCGCCGACGTCGTCGGCAAGGAGCTCGACGACCTGAACGTGGTCTTCTCCGGCGCGGGCGCGTCCGCGATCGCCACTGCGCGCTTCTACACCTCCCTCGGCGTTCGGAAGGAGAACATCGTGATGTGTGACTCCTCGGGCGTCATCGGGACCGATAGAGAAAATCTCAACGAGTTCAAGTCCGAGTTCGCCACAGACACCGACGACGACACTCTCGAAGATGCGATGGACGGCGCCGACGTCTTCGTCGGCCTCTCGGTCGGCGGCATCGTCTCCCAGGAGATGGTCGCCTCGATGGCGGAGAACCCGATCGTCTTCGCGATGGCGAACCCCGACCCCGAGATCAGCTACGAGGACGCCAAGGCCGCCCGCGACGACACCGTGATCATGGCGACCGGCCGCTCGGACTACCCGAACCAGGTCAACAACGTCCTCGGATTCCCGTTCATCTTCCGCGGCGCGCTCGACGTGCGCGCGACCGAGATCAACGAGGAGATGAAGCGCGCCGCCGCCGAGGCGCTGGCCGACCTCGCGCGCCAGGACGTCCCCGACGCCGTCGTGAAGGCCTACGGCGACCAGCCGCTCCAGTTCGGCCCCGACTACGTCATCCCCAAGCCGCTCGACCCCCGCGTCCTCTTCGAGGTCGCGCCCGCGGTCGCGGCGGCCGCGATGGAGTCGGGATCCGCCCGGACGGAGGTCGACCTCGAAGCCTACGAGGAGCGCCTCGAAGCCCGGCTCGGCAAGTCCCGCGAGATGATGCGCGTCGTCCTCAACAAGGCGAAGTCCGACCCCAAGCGGGTCGCGCTCGCGGAGGGCAGCGACGAGAAGATGATCCGCGCCGCCTACCAGATGCAAGAGCAGGGCATCGCCCACCCCGTGCTGGTCGGCGACGCCGACGAGATCGTCGCGACGGCCGCGGACCTCGGCCTGGACTTCCAGCCGGAGGTCGCAGACCCCTGGGACGGCGACTGGGACGACTACGCCGACCGCCTCTACGAGCTCCGCCAGCGCGAGGGCATCACCAAGCGCGAGGCCCACGAGCTGGTCCGCGGCGACAGCAACTACCTCGCCAGCGTGATGGTCGAACAGGGCGACGCCGACGCGATGCTGACGGGGCTGACCCACCACTACCCCTCGGCGCTGCGGCCGCCGCTCTCGATCATCGGCACCGCGCCGGACGCCGAGTACGCGGCCGGCGTGTACATGCTGACGTTCAAGAACCGCGTCATCTTCGCGGCCGACACGACCGTCAACCTCGATCCCGACGCCGACGTGCTCGCCGAGATCACGAAGCACACGGGCGAGCTCGCCCGGCGGTTCAACGTCGAGCCGCGCGCGGCGATGCTGTCGTACTCGAACTTCGGCAGCGTCGACAACGACGGAACGAGAAAGATCCGCGACGCCGTCGAGTCGCTCCACGGCGACGACGACGTCGACTTCCCGGTCGACGGCGAGATGCAGGCCGACACGGCGGTCGTCGAGGACATCCTCAACGGCACCTACGAGTTCTCCGAGCTCGACGAGCCCGCGAACGTGCTCGTCTTCCCGAACCTGGAGGCGGGCAACATCGGCTACAAGCTCCTCCAGCGGCTCGGCGGCGCAGAGGCTATCGGGCCGATGCTCGTCGGGATGGACAAGCCGGTCCACGTCCTCCAGCGGGGCGACGAGGTGAAGGACATCGTCAACCTCGCGGGCGTCGCCGTCGTCGACGCGCAGGAGTAA
- a CDS encoding DUF1405 domain-containing protein, with amino-acid sequence MAPSDASSPLSRLVSGAGLPDPEPLPRWLAPLPTWLENVGLRFAWVVVAINLLGTLFGFWYYGFHPLPLSDPLITWQFAAEPVVMWPFVPDSPLATLFIALAFASWKLGRTNEYLAALAFFGCWKLGLWTPYVLAAFAEPFLRTTWLPLYVFLFVSHLAMVVEAFVLYRIADFPVRAVAVALAWYGFNDVVDYFVPIVGDPHHTSLPVAGAAVVGGSTALQLAAAGAVVLTFLATFTALATRVKKLELRLAGSGPD; translated from the coding sequence ATGGCACCGTCCGACGCGTCGTCGCCGCTCTCCAGGCTGGTCTCCGGCGCGGGACTCCCCGACCCCGAACCCCTCCCGCGGTGGCTCGCTCCGCTGCCGACGTGGCTCGAAAACGTCGGACTCCGGTTCGCCTGGGTCGTCGTCGCGATCAACCTCCTCGGGACCCTGTTCGGCTTCTGGTACTACGGCTTCCACCCGCTGCCGCTGTCGGATCCGCTGATCACGTGGCAGTTCGCGGCCGAGCCCGTCGTGATGTGGCCGTTCGTCCCCGACAGCCCGCTGGCGACGCTCTTTATCGCCCTGGCGTTCGCCAGCTGGAAGCTCGGCCGGACGAACGAGTACCTCGCGGCGCTGGCGTTCTTCGGCTGCTGGAAGCTGGGCCTGTGGACGCCGTACGTCCTCGCGGCCTTCGCCGAGCCGTTCCTGCGGACGACCTGGCTCCCGCTCTATGTCTTCCTCTTCGTGAGCCACCTCGCGATGGTCGTCGAGGCGTTCGTCTTGTATCGGATCGCGGACTTCCCGGTCCGGGCGGTCGCCGTCGCGCTCGCGTGGTACGGTTTCAACGATGTCGTCGACTACTTCGTCCCGATCGTCGGCGATCCTCACCACACGTCGCTTCCGGTCGCCGGCGCCGCCGTCGTCGGCGGGTCGACCGCGCTCCAGCTCGCGGCCGCCGGGGCGGTCGTCCTCACGTTCCTGGCGACGTTCACCGCGCTGGCGACCCGGGTGAAGAAACTGGAACTGCGGCTTGCCGGGTCGGGACCGGACTGA
- the pdxS gene encoding pyridoxal 5'-phosphate synthase lyase subunit PdxS: MSEETDLSELRRGTDLVKRGFAQMQKGGVIMDVVDAEQAKIAEEAGAVAVMALEAVPADIRKRGGVARMADPADVAEIVESVSIPVMGKSRIGHTKEAQILEAVGVDMIDESEVLTPADDRYHIDKRDFTAPFVCGARNLGEALRRIDEGAAMIRTKGEAGTGDVNQAVHHQRNIKGAIRELQGKTHEEREAWAREHEAPADLVHETAEMGRLPVVNFAAGGIATPADAALMMHHGCDGIFVGSGIFGAENPPAMGRAIVEAVNNWDDPETLAEIASNLGKGMKGESNASLPEEEKLQGRGV; this comes from the coding sequence ATGTCCGAGGAGACCGATCTGTCCGAACTCCGCCGCGGGACCGATCTCGTCAAGCGCGGGTTCGCACAGATGCAGAAGGGCGGCGTCATCATGGACGTCGTCGACGCCGAACAGGCGAAGATCGCGGAGGAGGCCGGCGCGGTCGCGGTGATGGCGCTGGAGGCCGTCCCCGCGGACATCCGCAAGCGCGGCGGCGTCGCGCGGATGGCCGACCCCGCCGACGTGGCCGAGATCGTCGAATCGGTCTCGATCCCGGTGATGGGCAAGTCCCGGATCGGCCACACGAAGGAGGCCCAGATCCTCGAAGCCGTCGGCGTCGACATGATCGACGAGAGCGAGGTGCTCACCCCCGCCGACGACCGCTACCACATCGACAAGCGCGACTTCACGGCGCCGTTCGTCTGCGGCGCGCGCAACCTCGGCGAGGCGCTCCGCCGGATCGACGAGGGCGCGGCGATGATCCGCACCAAGGGCGAGGCCGGCACCGGCGACGTGAATCAGGCCGTCCACCACCAGCGCAACATCAAGGGCGCGATCCGCGAGCTCCAGGGCAAGACTCACGAGGAGCGCGAGGCGTGGGCCCGCGAGCACGAGGCGCCCGCGGACCTCGTCCACGAGACCGCCGAGATGGGGCGGCTCCCGGTCGTGAACTTCGCCGCCGGCGGCATCGCGACGCCCGCCGACGCGGCGCTGATGATGCATCACGGCTGCGACGGCATCTTCGTCGGCTCGGGCATCTTCGGCGCGGAGAACCCGCCCGCGATGGGCCGCGCCATCGTCGAGGCCGTCAACAACTGGGACGACCCCGAGACGCTCGCGGAGATCGCCTCGAACCTCGGCAAGGGGATGAAGGGCGAGTCCAACGCCTCGCTCCCCGAAGAGGAGAAGCTCCAGGGCCGCGGCGTCTGA
- a CDS encoding CBS domain-containing protein translates to MARISELTARDLMTGDVETVSPDDDVSEVLGRLAEAEFNGFPVVDDDGALVGIVTQHDLVGLFEVQDRTLWIPVGFPPFMETLTYAIDVSWDDLDLGIDLLRNADKPIREVMTAEVVAVGPETPLDDVLDLLADDDRDINRLPVVEDGRVVGIVARQDVIRAIRDERRAADADA, encoded by the coding sequence ATGGCCCGCATTTCCGAACTGACCGCGCGCGATCTGATGACCGGAGACGTCGAGACCGTCTCGCCCGACGACGACGTGAGCGAGGTCCTCGGCCGGCTCGCCGAGGCGGAGTTCAACGGCTTCCCGGTCGTCGACGACGACGGCGCGCTCGTCGGCATCGTGACCCAGCACGACCTCGTCGGCCTCTTCGAGGTCCAGGACCGGACGCTGTGGATCCCCGTCGGCTTCCCGCCGTTTATGGAGACGCTCACCTACGCGATCGACGTCTCCTGGGACGACCTCGACCTGGGGATCGACCTCCTCCGGAACGCGGACAAGCCGATCCGGGAGGTGATGACGGCGGAAGTCGTCGCGGTCGGCCCCGAGACGCCGCTGGACGACGTCCTCGATCTGCTGGCGGACGACGACCGCGACATCAACCGCCTGCCCGTGGTCGAGGACGGTCGCGTCGTCGGCATCGTGGCCCGCCAGGACGTCATCCGCGCGATCCGCGACGAGCGGCGGGCCGCTGATGCGGACGCGTAA
- a CDS encoding M24 family metallopeptidase → MTAETGRLDHRRERLAEFLDSEGLDAVWFGRPNSFAWLTGGSNVVSRTADVGVAAAGYTRDDGFVAVTDNIEAERLAREELPDAFDVSSVPWYESSLAEAVADATAGDGAADFDVPGLGGIDASRLRRPLSPTDCERYRSLGRDVADALERVARELQPGDTEHEVASGLRVSLATRGVEAPVVLVGGAERAQSYRHFTPSRSELGGYAVLSVTAERGGLHASATRTVAFADAPEWLSDRHEAAMRVEATALDATRQAVDADDERTAGDVFEAISDAYDAVGEPDEWRKHHQGGAAGFADREWFAAPDGDERVEAPLGYAYNPTVRGAKSEDTALLTERGIEVITETGQWPTETVGSCLDDDFEVERHAVRRLD, encoded by the coding sequence ATGACAGCCGAGACAGGACGGCTCGACCACCGGCGCGAGCGCCTCGCCGAGTTCCTCGACAGCGAGGGCCTCGACGCCGTCTGGTTCGGCCGGCCGAACTCCTTCGCGTGGCTCACCGGCGGGAGCAACGTCGTCAGCCGCACCGCCGACGTGGGGGTCGCCGCCGCCGGCTACACGCGGGACGACGGATTCGTCGCCGTCACCGACAACATCGAGGCCGAGCGCCTCGCGCGCGAGGAACTCCCCGACGCCTTCGACGTCTCGTCGGTGCCGTGGTACGAATCCTCCCTCGCCGAGGCCGTCGCGGACGCCACGGCGGGCGACGGCGCGGCCGACTTCGACGTCCCCGGGCTGGGAGGGATCGACGCGAGCAGGCTCCGGCGGCCGCTGTCGCCGACCGACTGCGAGCGGTACCGGTCGCTCGGCCGCGACGTCGCCGACGCGCTCGAACGGGTCGCGCGGGAGCTCCAGCCGGGCGACACCGAACACGAGGTCGCGTCGGGCCTGCGCGTCTCGCTCGCGACCCGCGGGGTCGAGGCGCCGGTCGTCCTCGTCGGCGGCGCCGAGCGCGCGCAGTCGTATCGCCATTTCACGCCCTCCCGGAGCGAACTCGGCGGGTACGCGGTGCTCTCGGTGACGGCCGAGCGCGGCGGCCTCCACGCCAGCGCGACCAGAACCGTCGCGTTCGCGGACGCGCCGGAGTGGCTGTCCGACCGCCACGAGGCCGCGATGCGCGTCGAGGCGACCGCGCTGGACGCCACGCGGCAGGCGGTCGACGCCGACGACGAGCGGACCGCGGGCGACGTCTTCGAGGCGATCAGCGACGCCTACGACGCCGTCGGCGAACCCGACGAGTGGCGGAAGCACCACCAGGGCGGCGCCGCCGGCTTCGCCGACCGCGAGTGGTTCGCCGCGCCCGACGGCGACGAGCGGGTCGAGGCGCCGCTCGGCTACGCGTACAACCCGACGGTTCGCGGGGCGAAGTCCGAGGACACCGCGCTGCTCACAGAGCGCGGGATCGAGGTCATCACCGAGACGGGCCAGTGGCCGACCGAGACCGTCGGGTCCTGTCTCGACGACGATTTCGAGGTCGAGCGGCACGCGGTCCGCAGGCTCGATTGA
- a CDS encoding aminopeptidase translates to MDPRIREHAQIIAEHSTGIEAGDRVVISAPSAAEDLVVALHEECAERGAHPVLLNSDSRATRAFLRNHDGDFETPEHLLAMYEEMDAYIAVRGDENATETADVDPDRNAAYRRAMKPVLQERLSKTWSLTQYPTSGNAQLAGMSTEAYEDFVWDAVGLDWDEQREHQEQMVEILDEADEVRIRSGEETDVTMSLAGNHTLNDFGEANLPGGEVFTAPVRDSVEGEVHFDMPLYRQGREIEDVRVRFEEGRVESYSAGRNEEVLDGVFETDEGARYLGELGIGMNREIDRFTYNMLFDEKMGDTVHMAVGSAYPDTVGEENERNESAEHVDMIVDMSEDSVIEVDGEVVQRNGTFVFEEGFDEA, encoded by the coding sequence ATGGACCCGCGAATCCGCGAGCACGCGCAGATCATCGCCGAGCACTCGACCGGCATCGAGGCCGGGGACCGCGTCGTCATCAGCGCGCCCTCGGCGGCCGAGGACCTCGTCGTCGCGCTCCACGAGGAGTGCGCCGAGCGGGGCGCCCACCCCGTCCTCCTGAACAGCGACTCCCGGGCGACCCGGGCGTTCCTCCGGAACCACGACGGCGACTTCGAGACGCCCGAACACCTGCTGGCGATGTACGAGGAGATGGACGCCTACATCGCCGTCCGCGGCGACGAAAACGCCACCGAGACGGCCGACGTCGACCCCGATCGCAACGCCGCCTACCGCCGCGCGATGAAGCCCGTCCTCCAGGAGCGGCTCTCGAAGACCTGGAGCCTCACCCAGTATCCGACCTCGGGCAACGCCCAGCTCGCGGGGATGAGCACCGAGGCCTACGAGGACTTCGTGTGGGACGCCGTCGGCCTCGACTGGGACGAACAGCGCGAGCACCAAGAGCAGATGGTCGAGATCCTCGACGAGGCCGACGAGGTGCGGATCCGCTCGGGCGAGGAGACCGACGTCACGATGTCGCTGGCGGGCAACCACACGCTCAACGACTTCGGCGAGGCCAACCTCCCCGGCGGCGAGGTGTTCACCGCGCCCGTCAGGGACTCCGTCGAGGGCGAGGTCCACTTCGATATGCCGCTGTACCGCCAGGGCCGAGAGATCGAAGACGTCCGCGTGCGCTTCGAGGAGGGCCGGGTCGAATCCTACAGCGCCGGCCGGAACGAGGAGGTGCTCGACGGCGTCTTCGAGACCGACGAGGGCGCGCGCTACCTCGGCGAACTCGGGATCGGGATGAACCGCGAGATCGACCGCTTCACCTACAACATGCTCTTCGACGAGAAGATGGGCGATACCGTCCATATGGCGGTCGGCTCGGCGTACCCCGACACCGTCGGCGAGGAGAACGAGCGCAACGAGAGCGCCGAGCACGTCGATATGATCGTCGATATGAGCGAGGACTCGGTGATCGAGGTCGACGGCGAGGTCGTCCAGCGCAACGGCACCTTCGTCTTCGAAGAGGGCTTCGACGAGGCGTAA
- a CDS encoding DMT family transporter: MTRYRNLLLFVLLAAAWGSAFMAIKAGLAYIPPVLFAALRYDVAGVLMLGYAFYATDQPIPESRGQWALVAVGATLLIAGYHTLLFIGETDPAVTSAAAAVIVSLSPVLTTGFARLFLPEERLTAVGIAGLLLGLVGVVVLSNPDPDNLLAGGAVAKLLVFGAAAAFALGSVLTRRIEASLPIETMEAWSMVGGALIMHGVSLGLGESLGDAVWNAESLAALAYLSVVASALGFLIYFDLLDRLGPIEINLVSYVAPIAAALAGWAVLDEVPTVYTAAGFLVIFAGFLLLKRRAIRGELPRVRKLVSRP; the protein is encoded by the coding sequence GTGACCCGCTACCGGAACCTCCTGCTCTTCGTCCTGCTCGCCGCGGCGTGGGGGTCGGCGTTTATGGCCATCAAAGCCGGGCTCGCGTACATCCCGCCGGTCCTCTTCGCGGCGCTCCGCTACGACGTCGCCGGCGTCCTGATGCTCGGCTACGCGTTCTACGCCACCGACCAGCCGATCCCCGAGAGCCGCGGCCAGTGGGCGCTCGTCGCCGTCGGCGCGACGCTGCTCATCGCCGGCTACCACACCCTGCTCTTCATCGGCGAGACCGACCCCGCGGTCACCTCGGCGGCCGCGGCCGTCATCGTGAGCCTCAGCCCCGTCCTGACCACGGGCTTCGCCCGGCTGTTCCTCCCGGAGGAGCGGCTCACGGCCGTCGGCATCGCCGGACTGCTCTTGGGCCTCGTCGGCGTCGTGGTCCTCTCGAACCCCGACCCGGACAATCTGCTCGCCGGCGGCGCCGTCGCGAAGCTCCTCGTCTTCGGCGCGGCCGCGGCGTTCGCGCTCGGCTCCGTGCTCACCCGCCGGATCGAGGCGTCGCTCCCGATCGAGACGATGGAGGCGTGGTCGATGGTCGGCGGCGCGCTCATCATGCACGGCGTGAGCCTCGGCCTCGGGGAGTCCCTCGGCGACGCGGTCTGGAACGCCGAGTCGCTGGCGGCGCTCGCGTACCTCTCCGTGGTCGCGAGCGCGCTCGGCTTCCTGATCTACTTCGACCTGCTGGACCGGCTGGGCCCGATCGAGATCAATCTCGTCTCCTACGTCGCGCCGATCGCCGCGGCGCTGGCAGGCTGGGCCGTCCTCGACGAGGTGCCGACGGTCTACACCGCGGCGGGCTTTCTCGTCATCTTCGCGGGATTCCTGCTCCTGAAGCGGCGGGCGATCCGCGGCGAACTCCCGCGGGTCCGGAAGCTGGTGTCGCGGCCGTAG
- a CDS encoding homoserine kinase: MQTVRAPATSANLGSGFDVFGVALDRPADVVRVEKADRTTIEMRGVGSQYIPEDPDKNVVGAVADALDAPAHIEIDKGVRPSSGLGSSAASSAAAAVALNALYDRGYSRQELVAVAAEGEAVVSGEAHADNVAPALLGGFTVARGDAVTTVDASIPLVACLPEIAVSTRDARRVVPESASMEDIVHTIGSAATLSVGMCRNDPALVGSGMDERVVTPARAELITGYDAVREAALDAGATGVTVSGAGPAVIAVCRESARRDVASAMVDAFSTAGVESRAYQTRVSEGATLY, encoded by the coding sequence ATGCAGACGGTCAGGGCCCCCGCGACGAGCGCGAATCTCGGAAGCGGATTCGACGTGTTCGGCGTGGCCCTGGACCGTCCCGCCGACGTCGTCCGCGTCGAGAAGGCCGACCGGACCACCATCGAGATGCGCGGCGTCGGCAGCCAATACATCCCCGAGGACCCGGACAAGAACGTCGTTGGCGCGGTCGCCGACGCCCTGGACGCGCCGGCGCATATCGAGATCGACAAGGGCGTCCGCCCCTCCTCGGGCCTCGGCTCCTCGGCGGCGAGCTCGGCCGCGGCCGCGGTCGCGCTGAACGCCCTCTACGACCGCGGCTACTCCCGGCAGGAGTTGGTCGCCGTCGCCGCCGAGGGCGAAGCCGTCGTCTCCGGCGAGGCCCACGCCGACAACGTCGCGCCCGCCCTCCTCGGCGGCTTCACCGTCGCCCGCGGCGACGCCGTCACGACCGTCGACGCGTCGATCCCGCTCGTCGCGTGCCTGCCGGAGATCGCGGTCTCGACCCGCGACGCCCGCCGGGTCGTCCCCGAGTCGGCGTCGATGGAGGACATCGTCCACACGATCGGCTCGGCGGCGACGCTCTCGGTCGGGATGTGTCGGAACGACCCCGCCCTCGTCGGCAGCGGGATGGACGAACGCGTCGTCACGCCGGCCCGTGCGGAACTGATCACCGGCTACGACGCGGTCCGCGAGGCCGCCCTCGATGCGGGCGCGACGGGCGTGACGGTCTCGGGGGCCGGCCCGGCGGTCATCGCCGTCTGTCGCGAGTCGGCCCGGCGGGACGTCGCCTCGGCGATGGTCGACGCGTTCTCGACGGCCGGCGTCGAATCGCGGGCGTATCAGACGCGCGTGAGCGAGGGCGCGACGCTGTACTGA